Proteins co-encoded in one Armatimonadota bacterium genomic window:
- a CDS encoding sugar phosphate isomerase/epimerase — protein sequence MYLSVRDHIALCAWPSLKEGLDGLGFDAVELEFARDNSVFAIRPSPGKERFKLDTPNAIEEFRKHLDENKVRVSAFLMSNNFGSNDLENEIKWTINAVKAADMLGIQAVRIDAIMHGEKDQPLEHNVTLFADCMKRILDATPDARVDLGVENHGYQGNMPEFLDQLLERVGSPRVGITIDTGNFYWRGHPLSRVYEIIEHFAPYCKHTHAKNINYPPDIREVEREMGYKYGEYVSPLRDGDIDHRRVVAILKKAGYERDLCLEDESLGRWPREEWQSVLKRDADFFREII from the coding sequence ATGTATTTATCAGTTCGCGACCATATCGCTCTTTGTGCCTGGCCATCGCTGAAAGAAGGCCTTGATGGCCTTGGTTTTGACGCAGTCGAACTTGAGTTTGCAAGAGATAATTCAGTCTTTGCAATTCGCCCTTCACCAGGCAAAGAGCGATTCAAACTCGACACACCCAATGCAATCGAAGAGTTTCGCAAGCATCTTGATGAAAACAAAGTTCGAGTTTCCGCTTTCCTTATGTCAAACAATTTTGGCAGCAATGACTTGGAAAATGAGATTAAGTGGACAATAAACGCAGTGAAAGCCGCCGATATGCTAGGCATTCAAGCAGTCAGGATAGATGCTATCATGCATGGCGAAAAAGACCAGCCACTTGAACACAATGTTACACTTTTTGCGGACTGCATGAAACGAATACTTGATGCCACGCCTGACGCAAGAGTCGACCTGGGTGTAGAAAATCACGGTTACCAAGGAAACATGCCAGAGTTTCTCGACCAACTGCTCGAACGAGTGGGCTCTCCGCGAGTTGGGATTACAATTGACACTGGAAATTTCTACTGGCGAGGGCATCCTCTTAGTCGGGTTTACGAAATTATTGAACACTTTGCGCCGTACTGCAAGCATACACACGCAAAGAACATAAATTATCCGCCTGATATTCGTGAAGTTGAGCGCGAAATGGGTTACAAGTATGGAGAATACGTTTCTCCGCTACGAGATGGCGACATAGACCACAGGCGGGTTGTTGCCATACTCAAAAAAGCTGGATATGAACGCGATTTGTGCCTCGAGGACGAGTCCCTTGGCCGTTGGCCCCGCGAGGAGTGGCAATCAGTTCTCAAACGAGATGCAGACTTCTTCCGTGAAATAATATAA